In Pseudorasbora parva isolate DD20220531a chromosome 1, ASM2467924v1, whole genome shotgun sequence, the DNA window AAAGCTTGATTGATGGGCGAGGATATGACGGAGACACCTGTGCAGTAAACATTAAATGCTATAAATCTATTCTGACAACACATTTGTGAGATGTGTATTAAACCCATTCCCACTTCACAGAAACAATGGCGTTGAAGAAAACAGACTGCGCATGAAGAGATGGCAGGTCAAATTAGAGGTATAACAACAGAGGGAAATGACAACAGAAGAGATCTTATGAAAAGATAATGGAGGACTCAATTTGAGGGAGGTGAAGAAAGGGACAGAGAAGAGAAAGTGGGACGGAGGGCTACTCACTCGGCTTCTACCTGAGCCACAGGACATTTGTACTGTGCAGTGCTGAACAAACAGATATCGGCATACTGTCGCACTGTGGGGAGAGAGCAGGGATACACAGCAGGGTTACCAGGGTCAGGAGGGAGCATAGacgaaacaaacacacaagagaaaaaaaaaaaaaaacatcacagacAGGACAGCTGACATTCACAGTAATCTACAGAATGAACACATCAGCACAAGAGGATCTTGAGAAAGATCTCAACAGCACAAGGGTAGAAACACATTACAATCACAAACtcaagtgcacctttaaagtcaacatgaaattcaaattaaatacaCTACCTTTTAAAAGCTTGGGgttgagacttttttttaaaaactgaaattaatacttttattcaacaagggTCCATTAAACTGATTAGGAGTGACTGTAAAGACTTATAATGTTAAACATATAATGTTACacaagatttctattttaaaaatatatgttgttCTAATTAGATTTCTactcttaaataaaaaaaataaaaaaaatattaataataaaaaaaaaaaaaatagcttccAAAAAATTATTAAGCAGCGCAACGGTTTTCAACACTGTTTCTTAAGCACCAAATAAGAatgttaaaatgatttctgaaggttcatgcaacactgaataaatgctATATTAATATAcgtatataatgtatattttaaattaaagggttactttaacgattagcatatggctttttaTCAGTAGAAGCCCTGAAGTATATATGAATGATCGTGCTTCCCCCCTTATAGCCCTCTGAGAAGACAGATTTAtgaattttatttctggaaaaaaatcctcCGATGACATAAATAACATCATTTTGCATCATCGGAAGATTTTTTGGctagaggctaaagactacagccagtaaaGGGAGCTGTTTCCGCATGGGCTGTTTTCAACCCGCACATGGCGGGTGGGAGCgtactcacagctcagctcgggcAGCTGTGGGCATTCATGTGAACCGAGaggccggcggagcaaagttagtgatttaacttctcaaatgaattcctacaaaagttaagcttccaaaggcatgaactgcaaatgcaccagactgaacacgcgctgtgaatgtatgccgcgccCATGCTTTCCTCAGccctcatcacgagagctcattcagctcattcaacataatgaatgtaatctgactcctgctgcgtgtGCCATGACACTTGctcggcgactcactcattatattgaacagacacgttcaggttttaattgtagtgtcttttgTAGTGGAATGTGGTGggcaagtgatccagtaatccagtagcggtggctttgggagtggcctcctAGGGCAGTGGAGCAATgtattctgggaattgtagtctttcatccccatgagacaaaaatagatgttctgtcttttctcagtctagaaagcaccaaattcaaaaataatttcacatttctgctacattaatgacccagtttaaatacagattcatcttcccagcgctaaagtacccctttaataataCACTGcactaatatttcacaatattaatgtaATCCTGATCaaataatttcatttttttttaaatattaataatttctcAAAATTATCTtactaaccccaaacttttaaacaataGTGTACctgatgtatttatttattttaaataccaGTACAAATATTTAGTAAATATAAATACCAGTAGATATCAAACATCTGGTTTGAGTGAAAAATATAACTAATTACAGAAAGAAATTAAGTTGTGAGCACCATTTCATGCTAACTTTTGATACACAAACTATAACCACAGCACAGAAAAAGCAATATTTCAGTGCAAACACACCTGTGATAATAACAGACTATATAAGATATTTAAAAATTCTCTCACAAATGAATAACAAAACAGTGGAATCACTGTGAAGTAAACAACAAAGTAAACTTCTGTGAGTGCATGAGATACAAATGCAGGACAAAAGCAACAGAAAAGGAAAAAGGGAAGAGGAAAGCTGAGGTATTTAAGCTAGCTGATTTTAGCATTAGCTAAAAAAAACTTCAAAACAGACACAAAagctaaacatttttttatatttttacttgtaacTTGTAAGACATTGTATCATTTCTTCTACATGTAATAAAAACGATTAAATGTCCACCTCACCAGAGATTTTAACTCGTTTAACCGTTTTGGTGGAGTTGTTGGTGACATGGACGTTGACACTGATAGGTTCACCATGGTAGTAGAGCTGAGGAGAAGAAGGAAATCAATTACTTTTCACTTTTTATTACCTATGTATAGTtaaaaggggtgatgaattgagaaatcaactttcccttgagcttttgatatagcTGAGcatctcattaaatatgcaaaacttatccaatcctagcagtgggtgtttacttccgAATCTCAAGtgtgtcacgcccatcaaaacccaacgTTTTGGaaacagcctcaaaaccagtgtagaaaatagcctattgcttattcattatgatgttttttgaatgtaaaaaccaaacaaacgtcattagttgacctcagacaacagtataaaaaagaaaaaagccagttcatgacacctttaacttAATTTGCTTGCATTGCAcatttgttctttaactttattAATTCAGggtattataaaaaattatgtaaagtaAGTATTATAAAGTAAAGTTGGTAATATATGCTCCTATATATGCTATATACTCATATGCTCCTGTCAGACAGAGAGCAGTTTCAGTAGTAGCGGAGTAAAAAGACATAAAAACTTGacattttattaaatgattCGTGGGTAGATGCATGTTCACACCTCTTTATCTAGCGAGGCCTCGAGGTGAAGGGAGCGGTCAGACATAAGGAAGCTGCGTGTGGTCTCCACCATTGGCTGCGGCCCAGGTTTCTCTGGAGCGTACTGCACCTTACGAATCACCAACCGCACCGAGTTCCTGTTAAGCAGAGGCCGGTTAGACACAACTTCTGCTGTACTGTCATTCCAAAGAAAGAAAACATTCCTCCCTCTGAGTAAAGATGTATGTTACCCTTTAAAAGTGTGGGTTCTGTaaaatgttttgatgttttaaaaGGAAGCTTAAAAACAGTCTCCAGTGGCACATGCTCCTTCAGAAATCGttttaatatgatgatttgtgGGTCAAGAAACATCTCTTATTATCAATAGCAGAAacaattgtgctgcttaatattttttgtgtaaaCTGTGGTAATCACTGCCCTGGTTATTAATTATTTCAATATATTGTACCTGATAAGTCAACTGGACACTCAAtgtatataaacatttaaactaaaaaaagaaaCTCACAAGGAGCAACACTTTACCGTTTGTGAGTCTTCTCATCCACAGTTTTGGCACAAAATGCCCTGACTTCAAAGTCAACACCACATGCCTGCGAGTCAAAATACAGAGATAAATTACCattgagagaaaaaataaagacattttaaacaatgtttCACATAAGTGTGCGTTCCCGTAGCTAAAGGACTGCATGGTTAAACAGTCAGTCATTAAAGtcatgaaacagaagttgtgACAGCCTTTTCTTACTTATTGTGACGTATAGTATTGGGTAAAGTATTAGGCACGTTAGAATGCAGGAAGATTTTTTCAAGTGTCTTAGAAACATTGCCACAGTTCTTCTGGAATTAGTCTGTAATCACAGACAGACTCGATGATGGTGAGATCAGATCTCTGTGTGGAGTTTACCGGCTGTTGTCAGACTCCTTGTGCATACAAAAATCACACtggattattaaaattaaatggcAAAAGGAATGTTTGGAAATGTGAACTGATATTTCCTACTGACACACTtcagcaaaatatataaataactggcATTTTTGGATGCCAAAGGCTTCTGCAAAGTACTGTATATCTGAGTGAAACGCTTCTCAAACAGGAACACATAGGGTAGGACTTGATTGTGTCCAtctggaattgattggatcattGGATGTTtatggtttgctattggtggatctcacgTGAGCGACAGGTTGTCCTGCTTTTGTGCCAGaaaacacatcatcagagaagagatgccattgcaagagggaggggaagttttttttgtgaaaattaaagATAATAAGGGTACATGAATTCAAAAATATgttccttaaaaaaaatataaactaatattaaaatattttgatttcatggtgactgtAAAAAGCAGACTAGTTTTCCTGGCAAGTAAACACCAAGtcgattttaatttttttttagctttgcACATGCCTAGTCCCATTACCTTTCCTGTGTCCTCTGGGCCGGGCTGAAGAGTCACCGAACAGGGAAGGTTCTGAGGAATCTTTTCAACAAATAAAACTACTTTAGCAAAATAACCTGGTCACAAGCAAGAAaatattttcacacacaattaATATTAAAAGTTTGAAAAGTTTGTAGTAAATTTGATGGGGTGTGTAACGTTGTAACTGATTACTGTGCTATGTAAAGGCCAATTCACACTGCACCAACAGACGGATGTAGGATCTGTTTGTTACCCCTGTCGGTTTCTGTTGGAGATGGCCTGTACTCTGATCTGGTGTTTGTCCGTGTTGGTCAGTGTCTGTCCGTGCAGTGTGAATTGGCCTTATAAGGGTATAAAGGTCTTTCATTCAAATTTGTTTCACAAGTTCTGGATACACTGAATAAAACCCATACACAAGTACTGAAATATGcaagtaaaaaaagaagaaggtcaaAGTTAAGAGTCACCGTGAAGTTGAAGGGGTATGCGTTCTGGCCTAGCTTCTTGAGCAGTCTCTCCTGTAGCCGACTGAGCGGTTTGCGCTCCTCGGGCTGAGGGGGAAAGGCCTGGAAACTGGAGATGAAGAGATCCTTTCGGAAAGATAGGCCCAGCACGTCCAGATCTTCACGGCCATAACGGAAGGCACACGTCAGGGTCACAAACACTGGTAAAAAGGCACAGAGTACAGAGCAGAAGAGAGGGGAGGGATACAGTTGAATAAATAATGGTTTTGGTAAAGATggtttcatgtttaaaaaaagcaacacaATAAAAATGAAGATATAGCAAATCAGTGTGATACCTTTTCTGTCTTTTAGGTATTCTGGGTCAATCAAGAGCACCCCATCTAAA includes these proteins:
- the arrb2b gene encoding arrestin, beta 2b — encoded protein: MGDKAGTRVFKKSSPNCKLTVYLGKRDFVDHLDHVDPVDGVLLIDPEYLKDRKVFVTLTCAFRYGREDLDVLGLSFRKDLFISSFQAFPPQPEERKPLSRLQERLLKKLGQNAYPFNFTIPQNLPCSVTLQPGPEDTGKACGVDFEVRAFCAKTVDEKTHKRNSVRLVIRKVQYAPEKPGPQPMVETTRSFLMSDRSLHLEASLDKELYYHGEPISVNVHVTNNSTKTVKRVKISVRQYADICLFSTAQYKCPVAQVEADDQVSPSSTFCKVYTLTPTLTNNREKRGLALDGQLKHEDTNLASSTIVKDVSNKEVLGILVSYRVKVKLVVSRGGDVAVELPFVLMHPKPSEQPNSRPQSAVPETDVPVDANLIEFETNNFSQDDDFVFEDFARLRLKGMKDEEDDHFC